Proteins co-encoded in one candidate division WOR-3 bacterium genomic window:
- a CDS encoding SMP-30/gluconolactonase/LRE family protein yields MTLTFLLFIFSLGSNFDPTTLVYPPAGHSGGYNKVTNFTISMILGSHLAFDNPQGVSIVKLIEHDDLSTDRDDDELAFFAVNSGRGQVIYNIGFNDVNSWGTTGTGTENLWEPMGIAANPEGDVYVADQSNHRVVRLKYKEGKLEYVSSLGDGFGSSPGQMNRPCGVALDKSGNVWVTEIENDRISVFDRNGNFIKVIGVGFLNDPFGIALIDRKDPWNYYRDRDYIVVSDNSNKRLTMFNFAGDRIKSLDGLDLGFENISLNYVAIDYYGMIYVTDTDNSQIHIFSRDLVHITSFGREGSGKKEFTSPRGISVWRRFGQFIILEASSAQYYWAGIDGYIKGAYPSSFYSAMPGSTIAIFITQPAVITLTVYDEKGQVVRNLLPEFKETPGYTQVLWDGKDNSSNVVSPGVYTVKADLEPTYSSRSYFKKALSVEIECTESILDLNGEEQPSDSQF; encoded by the coding sequence ATGACATTGACATTTTTACTTTTTATCTTCTCTCTCGGATCGAATTTCGACCCGACTACTCTCGTGTATCCGCCAGCCGGCCATTCCGGCGGATACAATAAAGTTACGAATTTTACGATTTCGATGATTCTTGGCTCACACCTCGCTTTTGACAACCCGCAGGGAGTGAGTATTGTAAAACTGATCGAACACGACGATCTCTCGACAGACAGGGATGACGACGAACTCGCTTTTTTCGCCGTAAACAGCGGTAGGGGCCAGGTCATATACAACATAGGATTCAACGATGTCAACTCGTGGGGAACAACCGGCACAGGCACGGAAAATTTATGGGAACCCATGGGTATAGCCGCTAACCCTGAAGGAGATGTCTATGTCGCAGACCAGAGCAACCATAGAGTCGTGCGACTCAAATACAAAGAGGGAAAGCTTGAATACGTCTCGTCTCTCGGGGATGGTTTCGGCTCCTCCCCCGGCCAGATGAACCGCCCCTGCGGAGTCGCTCTCGATAAGTCCGGAAACGTCTGGGTGACCGAAATCGAAAACGACAGAATTTCTGTTTTCGACAGAAACGGCAATTTCATAAAAGTCATCGGCGTCGGATTTCTCAACGACCCCTTCGGTATAGCTCTTATTGACAGAAAAGACCCTTGGAACTACTACAGGGACAGGGACTATATAGTCGTCAGCGACAACTCCAACAAACGGCTTACTATGTTCAACTTTGCCGGCGACAGAATCAAATCCCTCGACGGTCTTGATCTCGGATTCGAGAACATATCCCTAAACTATGTAGCAATTGATTACTACGGAATGATATACGTCACGGACACGGATAATTCTCAGATCCATATATTCTCAAGAGACCTTGTACACATAACTTCTTTCGGAAGGGAAGGCTCTGGAAAAAAGGAGTTTACTTCTCCGCGAGGAATTTCCGTCTGGAGAAGATTCGGACAATTCATAATACTCGAAGCTTCTTCCGCTCAATATTACTGGGCGGGGATAGACGGATACATCAAAGGCGCTTATCCTTCTTCTTTTTACAGCGCTATGCCGGGATCTACAATAGCCATTTTTATAACACAACCTGCCGTTATAACCCTTACCGTCTATGACGAAAAAGGGCAGGTGGTGAGAAATCTTTTGCCTGAATTCAAAGAAACTCCTGGTTACACCCAGGTTCTCTGGGACGGAAAGGACAATTCTTCGAATGTCGTCTCCCCCGGAGTTTACACAGTGAAAGCTGATTTGGAACCGACATATTCTTCGAGAAGTTATTTCAAAAAAGCTTTGTCGGTAGAAATCGAATGCACTGAATCAATTCTTGATCTCAATGGAGAAGAACAGCCATCGGACTCTCAATTCTGA
- a CDS encoding transglutaminase domain-containing protein, whose product MSVIFLAIYLFSSQISHQTRIIHAEVFFEKTKGPETYKVNMTFCANSNEEASTFTYISYDQSRTSLKDFSAVGYIVSTGENICPLKTERISSSFQNSSLTGYVEEYAVFSKFSDCAFFEAEFSLVTDSSIWGEHFIFSLPLGEDYPIDTLDITIRSEKPFSWRRGSESGKTTTNPDSIHELFLRITDIQPRNSPQNTDLFLASSFNEMGEIAGRCFNLFRGKLTPDEEVRRKALLVSRGHPPPEKAEKIFDWVCSSIEYTAQEWGWRGFYPNEPSQTLAQGKGDCKDKVSLLIAMLQAVGIKAWPALIATRNNPCISFDPPAVFFNHVIALVEVENETLFCDPSNPGSPFSALPFEDRGVNALVLFEDTYRLLKTPDSFADFYKRKISGFISGEGTAELTVSDSIGGIISAFYGQTIRASENSPAYSWFSSKMPGWRILGAWAYSNSPGIATIGARLFRRILSADTSYFHLPLLYIVPSSPEGIFTGGPVFYSIDLQIEKPNNMEIFLPFDYFFEDEYLEVRFSYKKKDDSLFVSHLFSIKKSTLNPEDLTDYQKNLSTLNILSRRPLVLTKKTFSTEN is encoded by the coding sequence TTGAGCGTAATCTTCCTCGCTATTTATCTTTTTTCCAGCCAGATCTCGCATCAAACCAGAATCATCCACGCCGAAGTTTTTTTCGAAAAAACAAAAGGGCCTGAAACTTACAAAGTAAATATGACTTTCTGTGCCAACTCAAACGAAGAAGCTTCAACATTTACCTATATTTCATACGATCAGAGCAGAACCTCTTTAAAGGATTTTAGTGCCGTGGGATATATTGTGTCCACGGGAGAAAACATCTGTCCTTTAAAAACGGAAAGAATCTCATCTTCATTCCAAAACAGCTCTCTCACAGGATACGTGGAAGAATACGCCGTCTTCTCGAAATTCTCGGATTGCGCTTTTTTTGAAGCCGAATTCTCACTTGTCACCGATAGCTCAATCTGGGGCGAGCATTTTATATTCTCCCTGCCTTTAGGTGAAGACTACCCAATCGATACGCTCGATATAACAATCCGTTCTGAAAAACCGTTTTCGTGGCGACGCGGTTCTGAAAGCGGCAAAACGACAACGAATCCGGACTCGATACATGAGCTGTTCCTGAGAATTACCGACATTCAACCCCGAAATTCACCGCAAAACACGGACCTATTCTTAGCGAGTTCTTTCAATGAAATGGGCGAAATAGCCGGTCGGTGTTTTAACCTTTTCAGAGGTAAACTCACCCCGGATGAAGAGGTCAGAAGAAAAGCGCTTCTCGTGTCGAGAGGTCATCCTCCACCGGAAAAGGCTGAAAAGATTTTTGATTGGGTCTGCTCCTCTATCGAATACACAGCGCAGGAATGGGGGTGGAGAGGATTTTACCCAAACGAGCCCTCTCAGACACTCGCGCAGGGTAAAGGGGACTGCAAGGACAAAGTATCGCTTTTGATCGCTATGCTTCAAGCCGTAGGAATAAAGGCATGGCCAGCACTGATAGCCACGAGAAACAACCCCTGCATATCATTTGATCCTCCGGCGGTATTTTTCAACCACGTGATAGCCCTGGTTGAAGTCGAAAACGAAACACTATTCTGCGATCCGTCCAACCCAGGTTCCCCTTTCTCGGCTTTGCCTTTTGAAGACAGAGGCGTAAACGCTCTTGTTCTTTTTGAAGATACTTATAGACTCTTAAAAACACCGGATTCATTCGCCGACTTCTACAAAAGAAAAATATCCGGATTTATTTCCGGAGAAGGAACAGCCGAATTGACGGTCTCAGACAGCATTGGAGGCATAATTTCCGCCTTCTACGGGCAAACGATACGGGCATCGGAAAATTCTCCCGCTTATTCATGGTTTTCTTCGAAAATGCCGGGTTGGAGAATCCTCGGTGCTTGGGCTTATTCGAATTCACCCGGAATAGCGACAATTGGAGCGAGGTTATTCAGAAGAATCCTCTCCGCCGACACATCTTATTTTCATTTGCCTCTCCTTTACATTGTTCCTTCATCTCCGGAAGGCATTTTCACTGGAGGACCGGTTTTTTATTCGATAGACCTTCAAATTGAAAAACCAAACAACATGGAAATATTTCTGCCCTTTGACTATTTTTTCGAAGACGAATACCTGGAAGTCCGATTTTCATACAAAAAAAAAGACGACAGCCTTTTTGTGTCCCATTTATTTTCGATTAAAAAATCAACACTTAACCCTGAAGATTTGACTGATTATCAGAAAAACCTTTCAACTCTCAACATACTATCGAGAAGACCTCTTGTCTTGACAAAAAAAACCTTCTCAACAGAGAATTGA
- the argS gene encoding arginine--tRNA ligase: protein MAVHKLESLKEIVAEKISNRTGLEKADILSNFSDPPDPSYGDLALKTFSFARKMKLPPQAIAQEIRQKMDSTREFQVSSSGPYLNIVLNPSFACRHSVETVLKAKNEWGKSDFGGGKTVVIDYSSPNIAKPFGVGHLRSTAIGASLYRILQAVGYNTVGINHIGDWGTQFGIILAGFEAENTVLEDLEPDAVKKAYEIYIKYSEVSEKDPVFREKAKEWFSKLENEDDTAVKFWKIIKNSSLEEFKRTYSKLRISFDYYIGESFYADKIQKTLDFFLEKKLSKKDQGATIIPLDEYDLPPVLLTKSDGSTLYSTRELASVFYRIEKFKPLKLIYVVGIPQELHFKQISAALQKAGSIEEGMIVHVMFGHIHGMSTRKGTIIFLEDLLDEATERALSKIKEGQRASDKEIDAEKLAFSIGAGAVIFNDLKNKRVRDIEFDWDRVLSFEGETGPYLQYAHARICSIIRKAGTSTPDPSHCDLLVTEEEKRLALSIDMFPEAVATAAREYEPSVISRYLLDLAQNFSSFYHSHKVLAAPDEKLKRARLSLIEACKTTLSRGLFMLGIDAVEVM, encoded by the coding sequence ATGGCTGTTCACAAATTAGAAAGCTTAAAGGAAATCGTCGCCGAAAAAATATCGAACAGGACTGGCCTTGAAAAGGCGGATATACTGTCGAACTTTTCGGATCCTCCGGATCCGTCTTACGGAGACTTAGCCCTGAAAACATTTTCTTTCGCCAGAAAAATGAAACTGCCTCCGCAAGCTATAGCCCAAGAAATCCGACAAAAGATGGATTCAACGCGTGAATTCCAGGTTTCCAGTTCCGGTCCATACCTCAACATTGTCTTGAACCCATCGTTTGCCTGCAGACACTCCGTAGAAACCGTATTAAAAGCGAAGAATGAATGGGGAAAATCCGACTTTGGAGGAGGGAAGACTGTCGTAATAGACTATTCCTCACCGAACATCGCCAAGCCTTTCGGAGTAGGGCACTTGAGGTCTACAGCCATTGGAGCGAGCCTTTACAGGATTTTACAAGCTGTCGGATACAACACTGTTGGAATAAACCACATAGGCGACTGGGGTACCCAATTTGGAATAATATTAGCCGGGTTTGAAGCCGAAAACACCGTTTTAGAAGACCTTGAACCTGATGCGGTGAAAAAAGCTTACGAGATATACATCAAGTATTCAGAAGTTTCAGAAAAAGACCCCGTTTTCAGGGAAAAGGCAAAGGAATGGTTTTCGAAACTCGAAAATGAAGACGATACCGCAGTCAAATTCTGGAAAATAATCAAAAATTCAAGCCTTGAAGAATTCAAAAGGACATATTCAAAGCTGAGAATCAGCTTCGATTACTACATAGGAGAGAGCTTTTACGCGGACAAGATTCAAAAAACACTCGACTTCTTCCTCGAAAAAAAACTGTCCAAAAAGGACCAGGGAGCGACCATAATTCCCTTAGACGAGTATGACCTGCCTCCTGTTCTGCTGACCAAGTCAGACGGGTCAACTCTTTACTCGACGAGGGAGCTGGCTTCTGTTTTTTACAGGATCGAAAAGTTCAAACCGCTGAAGTTGATATATGTAGTCGGCATTCCGCAGGAACTTCATTTCAAGCAAATTAGCGCGGCTCTTCAAAAAGCCGGCTCGATAGAAGAAGGAATGATTGTCCACGTAATGTTCGGTCACATTCATGGAATGAGCACGCGAAAAGGCACAATAATTTTTCTTGAAGACCTTTTGGATGAAGCAACAGAAAGAGCGCTTTCAAAAATCAAAGAAGGGCAGAGAGCTTCAGATAAAGAAATTGACGCAGAAAAACTCGCTTTCAGCATTGGGGCGGGAGCTGTAATTTTCAACGACCTCAAGAACAAAAGGGTCAGAGACATCGAATTCGACTGGGACAGAGTCCTCTCTTTCGAAGGTGAGACCGGCCCCTACCTCCAATACGCTCACGCGAGAATCTGCTCGATAATTAGAAAAGCGGGAACTTCCACACCAGATCCTTCTCATTGCGATTTACTCGTCACGGAAGAAGAGAAGAGACTCGCACTTTCAATAGACATGTTTCCTGAAGCCGTCGCGACGGCGGCGCGTGAATACGAACCTTCGGTGATATCCAGATACCTTTTGGATCTCGCTCAGAACTTCTCATCTTTTTACCATTCCCATAAAGTACTCGCCGCTCCGGATGAAAAGCTAAAAAGAGCTCGTCTTAGCCTTATTGAAGCATGCAAAACAACACTATCCCGAGGTCTTTTTATGCTCGGAATAGACGCCGTGGAGGTGATGTAG